A part of Gemmatimonas groenlandica genomic DNA contains:
- a CDS encoding alpha/beta hydrolase: protein MSHASMGARRGRLWTILAVVLLGGAGCAPQRPVTTPAPQSSPAASVRLADTVWYISARAREAGRDTRRFADSLAYGLAIHTYRRAADVLEDGLDIAVADSVMLTRSEFVRGIRDATGRDATDDFAVLFVHGYGTSQRECWRYAAEARIRSRSPVPWVAFCWPSNGAGFERPTRNAILDRAYRSDSAVAVESQPALVRATEVMLDALPASRLMLVSHSLGAQLLVGALSDSTALRARLAREATRAIVFAAPDLDRDRFADSVVANLQPLTERLVLYVSGHDRMLALSRVRSGTPRAGERRDGPLRRGALETVDATEGLSAENRFAELFGTHHALRRASGILFDMIYVVGARRPPECREAFGTGTWSAEAGWVLTPIRPDRVTVGTTCAAATSIDRRVPR from the coding sequence ATGTCTCACGCTTCAATGGGCGCGCGTCGTGGGCGGTTGTGGACGATCCTCGCCGTCGTGCTGCTCGGCGGCGCCGGGTGTGCACCGCAGCGGCCGGTAACCACGCCAGCGCCCCAGTCGTCACCGGCGGCGTCGGTACGACTGGCCGACACGGTGTGGTACATCTCCGCGCGGGCCCGTGAGGCTGGGCGGGACACGCGACGGTTCGCCGATTCGCTCGCGTACGGGCTCGCCATTCACACGTATCGTCGCGCCGCCGACGTGCTCGAAGACGGTCTGGACATCGCGGTTGCAGACTCCGTGATGCTGACGCGCAGCGAGTTTGTGCGCGGTATCCGGGACGCGACGGGCCGCGATGCGACCGACGACTTCGCCGTGTTGTTCGTGCACGGCTATGGCACGTCGCAGCGCGAGTGCTGGCGATACGCGGCGGAAGCGCGGATTCGCTCCCGCTCGCCGGTGCCCTGGGTGGCCTTCTGTTGGCCGTCGAACGGCGCCGGTTTCGAGCGGCCAACGCGAAATGCAATTCTCGATCGCGCCTACCGCAGCGACTCGGCGGTGGCCGTGGAAAGTCAGCCGGCCTTGGTACGCGCCACGGAGGTCATGCTCGACGCGCTCCCCGCGTCCCGACTCATGCTGGTCTCGCACTCGCTTGGCGCGCAGCTGCTGGTCGGTGCGCTCAGTGATTCCACGGCGCTGCGTGCGCGGCTCGCGCGTGAGGCCACGCGGGCGATCGTGTTCGCGGCGCCCGATCTTGATCGCGACCGCTTCGCAGATTCGGTGGTCGCGAACCTCCAGCCGCTCACCGAACGCCTGGTGCTGTACGTCTCGGGGCACGATCGCATGCTCGCGCTCTCGAGGGTTCGCAGCGGCACACCCCGCGCAGGAGAGCGCCGCGACGGACCGTTGCGGCGTGGCGCTCTCGAGACGGTCGATGCCACCGAGGGCCTCTCGGCCGAGAATCGTTTTGCTGAGCTCTTCGGCACCCACCACGCGCTGCGCCGCGCGTCGGGCATTCTCTTTGACATGATCTACGTGGTCGGTGCGCGCCGTCCGCCCGAATGCCGCGAGGCGTTCGGAACGGGCACGTGGAGTGCCGAGGCCGGATGGGTGCTCACTCCGATCCGGCCAGACCGCGTGACGGTCGGCACGACCTGTGCTGCTGCGACGAGCATCGACCGCCGGGTCCCTCGATAA